The following are encoded in a window of Sorex araneus isolate mSorAra2 chromosome 11, mSorAra2.pri, whole genome shotgun sequence genomic DNA:
- the LOC129399424 gene encoding olfactory receptor 13A1-like: MNSSETLVMEFVLQGFSEHPELRLPLLACFLSLYIVALVGNTVIIALISCSPSLHSPMYFFLFNLATMDIVCTTSVLPKAIMGLALGENTISFSGCMAQVYFIVWSISSELLLLTVMAYDRYVAICHPLHYSTIMSPRLCGALAIGVWLICAINSSVHTGLMVRLTFCGPNLITHFFCEIPPLLLLSCSPTLVNSIMTVLADVVYGVINFLLTLISYGFIIASILRIRSAEGKKRAFSTCSSHLLVVSVYYTSVFCAYISPASSYGPERNKASGALYTALSPTLNPIIYSLRNTEVKNALGRLIPRLKR; the protein is encoded by the coding sequence ATGAACTCCAGCGAGACCCTGGTCATGGAGTTTGTGCTGCAGGGCTTCTCAGAGCACCCAGAGCTTCGCCTTCCACTTCTGgcctgcttcctctctctctacatCGTGGCGCTAGTGGGCAATACTGTCATCATTGCATTGATCAGCTGTAGTCCCAGCCTCCACAGCCCCATGTACTTTTTTCTCTTCAATCTAGCCACCATGGACATTGTCTGCACCACATCTGTGCTGCCCAAGGCTATTATGGGTCTGGCCTTGGGAGAAAACACTATCTCCTTCTCAGGATGCATGGCCCAAGTCTACTTTATCGTCTGGTCCATTTCTTCTGAGCTCCTGTTACTCACAGTGATGGCTTACGatcgctacgtggccatctgccaccctctGCATTATAGCACCATAATGAGCCCACGGCTGTGCGGTGCCCTTGCCATAGGTGTGTGGCTCATCTGTGCCATCAATTCTTCGGTGCACACTGGGTTGATGGTGCGACTGACCTTCTGTGGCCCCAACCTCATCACACACTTCTTCTGCGAGATCCCCCCTCTCCTGTTGCTCTCCTGCAGCCCCACCCTGGTGAACAGCATCATGACGGTCCTGGCTGATGTCGTATATGGGGTCATAAACTTCCTGCTTACCCTGATATCCTATGGGTTCATCATTGCCAGCATCCTGCGCATTCGCTCAGCTGAGGGCAAGAAGCGAGCTTTCTCCACCTGCTCATCCCACTTGCTGGTGGTCTCCGTGTACTACACGTCTGTATTTTGTGCCTACATCAGCCCTGCCTCCAGCTATGGCCCTGAGAGAAACAAAGCATCCGGAGCACTGTATACAGCGCTGAGCCCCACCCTGAACCCCATCATCTACTCTCTGAGGAACACTGAGGTCAAGAATGCCCTGGGGAGACTCATCCCCCGTCTGAAGCGTTGA